The sequence below is a genomic window from Micromonospora aurantiaca ATCC 27029.
CCTGCCCGGCGTCGAGACGCGCGTGCTGGACCGCGAGGACCGGCCGGTGCCGGCCGACGGCCAGTCGGCGGGCGAGCTGAGCGTCTGCGGGCCGACGCTGTTCAGCGGGTACGTCGGCGGGCGGAGCCTCGCCGCCGGTCGCTGGCACGCCACCGGGGACCTGGCCAGCGTGGCCCCCGACGGCACGTACCGGATCATCGGGCGGTGCGGGCTCGACGTGGTGCACAGCCGGGGCCGGCGAATGCCCACCGGGCAGATCGAGGAGGCGTTGCTGAGTCACCCCGGCGTGCGCGACGCCGCCGTCGTCGGCACGCCGCACCACGCGCTCGGCGAGCAGGTCACCGCCTACGTCGTCGCCGAGGGGGTGACCGCGCAGGTGCTCATCGACCACGTCGGCCGGTACCTCTCGGCGGGCCAGCGCCCCCGGCGGGTGCACTTCGTCGACGAGCTGCCGCGCAGCGCCTTCGGGCGGATCAGGAAGTCCCTGCTGATCGCCCGCGGCTGAGCCGGCCGGACAGCGGGCGGCGGTGACCCGCCCCCGCCACGGTCAGCCCTCCACCCAGCCGTGCCGCCGGGCCAGCTCCAGCATCCTCGCACGTACCGCCACGATCTGCGCTCCGGTCAGGTCCGACACGGAGGTCACCAGCGCCTCGGTGGTCTCCGCGGAGAAGGCCCGCTCGGAGAGGACGTCGCACAGGCCCTCGTCCTCCTCCGCGCCGCCCGTGGCCTGCCCGCTGTCCCTGCTGCGCCCGCCGCCGACCGTGACGCCGGCCCGGGCGGACAGCCCGGCACCGGCCGCCGGGACGCGATCCGCACCCGGGGCGACGCCGGACACCCGCACCAGCACGGCCTTGGGCCCGCGCTCGGTCTCCACCGCGTCGTACTCGACCGGGACGCCGGGCGTCAGTGCCCACTTGTCGCCGTCGAGCATGTTCGCGTGCACGAACACGTCGTCGCTGCCGTCGTCCGGGGCGATGAACCCGTAGCCCCGCACCTCGTCGAACCGCACCACTTTGCCAGTAAGCATCGCCATTCCCGCGTCCATCCGCCCCAAATCCAGGTGCCCCGCCCGCAGGACCGGGACGGCGCCCAGAGTGGCACCTGTCCCGTGCAGGCCGGCACCCGTACCCGACCCCTATGGTGCACCTATCGCCGAGGCCCGCCGCGGCGAGGGGTGCCGCAGCGCCTACCATCGGCCAACGTGATCGAGCAGATCCTGCCCCCCACCGTGGCGGTGTCCGAGTCCTTCACCGATCCCGCCGGCGTGACCCTGTTCC
It includes:
- a CDS encoding cold-shock protein codes for the protein MDAGMAMLTGKVVRFDEVRGYGFIAPDDGSDDVFVHANMLDGDKWALTPGVPVEYDAVETERGPKAVLVRVSGVAPGADRVPAAGAGLSARAGVTVGGGRSRDSGQATGGAEEDEGLCDVLSERAFSAETTEALVTSVSDLTGAQIVAVRARMLELARRHGWVEG